In the Bacteroidales bacterium genome, one interval contains:
- a CDS encoding carboxypeptidase-like regulatory domain-containing protein: MNSNSINRLIIILLFGFIGINLSLSAQESLQIIRGTIRDSRNYEPISFALIKNQMLKTKIIADEQGRYIISFKQGDLLKITAIGYEDGFYIINDTSEIVNDFPIQLKSKIYELKEFTLTPYKTVLQFKNAFVQLELPKDKPTPELNLPFYKVRPPDNNGDNLGGVSFTSPISAIYNTFSHRGKMMKKYKSLMTNDYNSKIVQKRFTRNLVAKIVPLKTTDELDAFIEFCKFDFNFLLTASKYELILAIQKKYLEYIRYKMT; this comes from the coding sequence ATGAATTCTAATTCCATTAATAGGTTAATTATAATTCTTCTATTTGGATTTATCGGAATAAATCTTTCACTTTCAGCACAAGAATCACTACAAATTATAAGGGGAACTATTCGCGATAGCAGAAATTATGAGCCCATCAGTTTTGCTCTTATAAAAAACCAAATGCTTAAAACAAAGATTATTGCTGATGAACAAGGGCGATATATTATTTCTTTTAAACAGGGGGATTTATTAAAGATTACCGCCATTGGCTATGAAGATGGGTTTTATATTATTAACGACACATCAGAAATCGTTAATGATTTTCCCATACAACTAAAATCTAAAATCTATGAGCTAAAGGAATTTACGCTTACGCCTTATAAAACCGTATTACAATTTAAAAACGCTTTTGTTCAATTAGAATTACCAAAAGACAAACCTACACCTGAGCTTAATCTTCCTTTTTATAAAGTACGTCCGCCTGACAATAATGGAGATAATTTGGGAGGCGTTTCTTTTACGAGTCCGATATCTGCAATTTACAATACCTTTAGTCATAGAGGCAAGATGATGAAGAAATATAAATCGCTGATGACTAATGATTATAATAGTAAAATAGTACAAAAACGATTTACTAGAAACTTAGTCGCCAAAATTGTTCCCCTAAAAACTACTGATGAGTTAGATGCTTTTATTGAATTTTGCAAATTCGATTTTAACTTTTTACTTACTGCTTCCAAGTACGAATTGATATTAGCCATACAGAAAAAATACTTAGAATATATACGGTATAAAATGACATAA